A genomic region of Deinococcus yavapaiensis KR-236 contains the following coding sequences:
- a CDS encoding NADP-dependent oxidoreductase encodes MRALHVPAASEQPQLSDIPAPTATEGTVLIRVKAAGLNPIDNGVAAGMLAQYGLPHEYPVVLGRDAAGIVEAVGAGVDHVAVGDEVLGHVLLAPPISAGTLAELALLPADAVTKKPAKLDFTTAAALPLAGASAVQVIDAINPQAGQTVLVNGASGGVGSFVVQLLAARGVTVIATGRATDVTRLTELGASKVIDFTAGSVAEQVRAASPEGVDAMINLHGMDPAGVPVGAVRRGGRISSLAAMPDEATLSAAGVTGTPVMSRPTRDVLAPLAEQAAAGTLKVVVSDVLPLDRAAEGLGRLATGGASGKLVVTLED; translated from the coding sequence ATGCGCGCACTTCACGTTCCCGCCGCCAGCGAACAACCCCAACTCTCCGATATCCCGGCTCCGACGGCCACTGAAGGCACCGTCCTGATTCGCGTCAAAGCTGCTGGCTTGAATCCCATTGACAACGGCGTCGCCGCGGGCATGCTGGCTCAGTACGGCCTGCCGCACGAGTACCCCGTGGTGCTGGGACGTGACGCCGCCGGCATCGTCGAAGCCGTCGGGGCGGGCGTCGATCACGTCGCCGTCGGTGACGAAGTGCTCGGCCACGTGCTGCTCGCGCCACCCATCTCCGCCGGCACGCTCGCCGAACTCGCGCTGCTGCCCGCCGACGCCGTCACCAAGAAGCCCGCCAAGTTGGACTTCACCACGGCCGCCGCCCTTCCGCTCGCTGGAGCGTCGGCGGTTCAAGTGATCGACGCGATCAACCCGCAAGCCGGTCAAACCGTGCTCGTCAACGGCGCGTCGGGCGGTGTGGGGTCCTTCGTCGTGCAACTGCTTGCGGCTCGAGGCGTGACCGTCATCGCCACCGGCAGAGCCACGGACGTCACTCGTTTGACCGAACTCGGCGCGTCCAAGGTCATCGACTTCACCGCCGGATCGGTTGCCGAGCAAGTTCGCGCGGCCTCCCCTGAAGGTGTGGACGCCATGATCAACTTGCACGGCATGGACCCCGCGGGCGTTCCCGTGGGCGCGGTGCGCCGTGGCGGCCGGATCTCCAGCCTCGCGGCGATGCCGGATGAAGCGACGTTGAGCGCGGCCGGCGTGACGGGCACGCCCGTCATGAGCCGCCCGACGCGGGACGTGCTCGCGCCGCTCGCCGAGCAAGCGGCCGCCGGGACGCTCAAGGTCGTCGTGTCCGATGTGTTGCCGCTCGACCGGGCCGCTGAGGGTTTGGGGCGTCTGGCCACGGGTGGTGCGAGCGGGAAGCTCGTCGTGACCCTCGAAGACTGA
- a CDS encoding SDR family oxidoreductase, with protein MIAVTGATGHLGRLTLQALLRRGVPASDLIAVVRNPAKAADLTAQGVQVRQGDYFQPDTLVNALEAVDTLLLISSSDFQDRVGQHRNVVAAAKTAGVKRIAYTSILGADTTSMLLARDHHATEELIRESGLPYVILRNGWYTENYTGTLEQTLAQGVILGAAGDGRFTPATRADYAEAAAAVLTTEGHENVTYELGGDEAVTMLYLAAELGRQGGRPVTYQNLPGEEYTRMLVSFGLPEGFATILADSDAGIERGDLATSSGDLRRLIGRPTTPLADALHTALHSVNLK; from the coding sequence ATGATTGCAGTCACCGGCGCTACCGGCCACCTTGGCCGTCTCACCCTTCAAGCCCTCCTTCGACGCGGCGTGCCCGCCAGCGACCTGATTGCCGTCGTTCGCAACCCGGCCAAAGCCGCTGACCTCACCGCGCAAGGCGTCCAAGTCCGCCAAGGGGACTACTTTCAACCAGACACCTTGGTCAACGCCCTCGAGGCGGTCGACACGCTGCTGCTAATCAGCAGCAGCGACTTCCAAGATCGCGTCGGACAGCACCGCAACGTCGTGGCCGCCGCCAAAACGGCTGGTGTGAAGCGCATCGCGTACACCAGTATTCTCGGCGCGGACACCACTTCCATGCTGCTCGCACGTGACCACCACGCTACGGAAGAACTGATTCGTGAATCGGGCCTGCCGTACGTGATCTTGCGCAACGGCTGGTACACCGAGAACTACACCGGCACGCTCGAGCAGACCCTCGCGCAAGGCGTGATTCTCGGCGCGGCCGGCGACGGCCGCTTCACTCCCGCCACCCGCGCCGATTATGCCGAGGCGGCCGCGGCCGTGCTCACCACGGAAGGCCACGAGAACGTCACCTACGAACTTGGCGGGGACGAGGCGGTCACCATGTTGTACCTTGCCGCGGAGCTCGGCCGCCAGGGTGGTCGGCCTGTCACGTACCAGAACCTCCCAGGCGAAGAGTACACCCGGATGCTCGTGAGCTTCGGCCTGCCGGAAGGCTTCGCGACCATCCTCGCCGACTCGGACGCCGGGATCGAACGTGGCGACCTCGCTACCAGCAGCGGTGACCTGCGCCGCCTCATCGGCCGACCCACCACGCCCCTCGCGGACGCCCTTCATACGGCGTTGCATTCCGTCAACCTGAAGTGA
- a CDS encoding DUF3105 domain-containing protein: MSKKRPSSNSGKTSNTPGKTANAPSKTGHAPGKITNAQKLRQAQRKAQLRTWIITGVSVAAVVGGVIAWNATTRVDGVTSFSYAGSVHQQGTVQYAETPPVGGPHHPAWFNCGVYRQPITKEQAVHSMEHGAVWITYRPDLPQAQVKILERLVDGYTYTLLSPYPGLDTPVVISAWNRQLRVQDVNDPRLGQFLAKFEQGSQAPERGAPCIGGASS, translated from the coding sequence GTGAGCAAGAAGCGCCCCTCGTCCAACAGCGGCAAAACAAGCAACACTCCCGGAAAAACCGCCAATGCTCCGAGCAAGACCGGCCATGCTCCCGGCAAGATCACCAATGCCCAGAAGCTTCGTCAAGCGCAGCGCAAAGCGCAGTTGCGCACCTGGATCATCACGGGTGTGAGCGTCGCGGCCGTCGTGGGTGGCGTGATCGCTTGGAATGCCACCACTCGAGTCGATGGCGTCACCAGCTTCAGTTACGCGGGAAGTGTCCACCAGCAAGGCACCGTGCAGTACGCCGAAACGCCTCCTGTGGGTGGCCCGCACCATCCCGCGTGGTTCAACTGCGGCGTGTACCGCCAACCCATCACCAAGGAGCAAGCCGTGCACTCGATGGAGCACGGTGCCGTGTGGATTACGTACCGACCCGACCTTCCGCAAGCACAGGTCAAGATCCTCGAACGACTCGTCGATGGGTACACGTACACGTTGCTCTCCCCGTACCCTGGGCTGGACACGCCCGTCGTGATCAGTGCTTGGAACCGACAGTTGCGCGTGCAGGACGTGAACGACCCCCGCCTCGGGCAGTTCCTGGCGAAGTTCGAGCAGGGCAGCCAGGCGCCGGAACGTGGCGCGCCCTGCATCGGGGGCGCCAGCTCGTAA